A DNA window from Theobroma cacao cultivar B97-61/B2 chromosome 5, Criollo_cocoa_genome_V2, whole genome shotgun sequence contains the following coding sequences:
- the LOC18597566 gene encoding putative receptor-like protein kinase At3g47110 isoform X3 yields the protein MKLTCLFFQGILLLWMSSCSESAMIPAFANESDRLALLDFKNRVTQDPRHVMDSWNNSVHFCSWVGVTCSPSNGRVVILNLEDQKLVGSLPPSIGNLTSLTRINLVNNNFRGEIPQEIGRLLRLQHLNLTYNSFGGQIPTNLTHCTELVIIRLAFNGLIGQIPDQLASLSKLEFLLLQANNLTGTIPTWIVEVVNLDNLVELDLAENRLSGEIPSSLASCISLERLYLEGNAFEGTIPLSLKSLRGLEEIDLSRNNLSGQIPEFLSKILFLKHLNLSHNDFDGEVSQAGIFGNASAFSVVGNNKLCGGVQDLHLPTCTRKSPGRRLAPKVVIPVTGAVIFVVLLLCSYASYHRVRNSGSQSNASFSKEWQLCMSYSDIVKATDGFSEENLIGSGSFGSVYKGTISRDETVVAIKVLNLQQQGASRSFIDECNALRSVRHRNLLKIITACSTVDHQGNDFKALVFEFMPNGNLDQWLHPGGNDQYQSMRLSLIQRLNIAIDIASALDYLHHHCVTPIVHCDLKPSNVLLDENITAHVGDFGLARFIFDSSSNASRSQTMSVRLKGSMGYIPPEYGMGGQVSIHGDTYSYGILLLEMLTGKRPTDDSFEDDLGICEFVDRALPGHVMDIVDRSMLFEEENVHKKVRGNREDYVEERALIKNQNSHVSSVRRREECLISMMKIGLSCAATLPSERLTMTVVVNNLLDIKAMLVAISGF from the exons ATGAAGCTTACTTGTTTGTTCTTTCAGGGGATTTTACTTTTGTGGATGAGTTCGTGTTCGGAATCTGCAATGATACCTGCTTTTGCAAATGAATCTGATCGATTAGCTTTGCTTGATTTCAAAAATCGGGTAACTCAAGATCCTCGTCATGTCATGGACTCATGGAACAATTCTGTTCATTTTTGCAGCTGGGTTGGCGTCACTTGCAGCCCATCGAATGGAAGAGTGGTAATTCTGAACCTGGAGGATCAAAAGTTAGTTGGCTCCCTACCACCTTCCATAGGAAACCTTACATCCCTCACCAGAATCAACCTGGTAAACAATAACTTCCGTGGTGAAATTCCTCAAGAAATCGGTCGTCTGTTGCGCCTGCAGCATCTCAATTTGACATACAATTCCTTTGGCGGGCAAATTCCTACTAATCTAACTCATTGTACAGAACTTGTAATAATTCGTCTTGCTTTCAATGGGTTAATTGGGCAAATTCCAGACCAGCTTGCTTCATTATCGAAGTTGGAATTTCTGCTGCTACAAGCTAACAACCTTACAGGAACAATCCCAACTTGGATAG TTGAAGTTGTTAACCTGGACAATCTTGTGGAGTTAGACCTAGCAGAGAACAGACTTTCAGGTGAGATTCCTAGCAGCCTTGCTAGTTGTATTAGTTTAGAACGCCTGTATTTGGAAGGTAATGCATTTGAAGGAACAATTCCTTTATCTTTGAAGTCTTTAAGAGGTCTAGAAGAAATAGATCTTTCGCGCAACAACCTGTCTGGGCAAATTCCCGAGTTTCTCAGCAAGATTTTATTTCTCAAGCATCTGAATCTTTCTCATAATGATTTTGATGGTGAAGTGTCACAAGCAGGCATATTTGGAAATGCAAGTGCCTTTTCTGTAGTTGGAAACAATAAGCTCTGTGGTGGTGTCCAGGATTTACATTTACCCACATGCACCAGAAAAAGTCCTGGAAGACGTCTTGCCCCCAAGGTGGTGATCCCAGTAACTGGTGCAGTCATATTTGTTGTTCTTCTTCTCTGTTCCTATGCTTCATATCATCGAGTAAGAAACTCGGGGAGTCAATCCAATGCATCATTCTCGAAGGAATGGCAATTATGTATGTCTTACTCAGATATTGTAAAAGCAACTGATGGCTTCTCTGAAGAAAATTTGATTGGTTCAGGTAGTTTTGGTTCGGTATATAAAGGAACTATATCCAGAGACGAAACAGTTGTTGCGATTAAGGTATTAAACCTTCAACAGCAAGGAGCATCTAGGAGTTTCATTGATGAATGCAATGCTTTGAGAAGTGTGCGACATCGCAACCTCCTCAAGATCATAACCGCTTGCTCTACTGTTGATCATCAAGGAAATGACTTCAAAGCTCTTGTATTTGAGTTTATGCCTAATGGAAATCTAGATCAGTGGCTGCATCCTGGAGGTAATGACCAGTACCAAAGCATGAGATTGAGCCTTATCCAGAGACTGAATATAGCCATCGATATTGCTTCTGCTTTGGATTATCTTCATCACCATTGTGTCACACCCATTGTTCATTGCGATCTAAAGCCAAGCAATGTACTCCTTGATGAAAATATTACTGCACATGTTGGTGACTTTGGACTGGCAAGGTTCATCTTTGATTCatcaagtaatgcctccaggAGTCAGACTATGTCAGTCAGGCTAAAGGGTTCCATGGGGTACATTCCTCCAG AATATGGCATGGGTGGCCAAGTTTCCATACATGGAGATACCTACAGTTATGGAATTCTGTTACTGGAGATGCTTACAGGCAAAAGACCAACTGATGACAGCTTTGAAGATGATCTCGGAATTTGTGAGTTCGTTGACAGGGCTTTGCCTGGACATGTCATGGACATCGTTGACAGATCAATGctttttgaagaagaaaatgttcACAAGAAGGTCAGAGGAAACAGAGAAGATTATGTAGAAGAGAGGGCATTAATTAAAAACCAGAATTCTCATGTCAGTTCCGTAAGGAGAAGAGAAGAATGTTTGATTTCAATGATGAAAATCGGACTCTCCTGTGCTGCAACATTGCCAAGTGAGCGACTGACTATGACTGTTGTTGTGAACAACTTGCTTGATATCAAAGCCATGTTAGTTGCAATATCTGGTTTTTGA
- the LOC18597566 gene encoding probable LRR receptor-like serine/threonine-protein kinase At3g47570 isoform X1 yields the protein MKLTCLFFQGILLLWMSSCSESAMIPAFANESDRLALLDFKNRVTQDPRHVMDSWNNSVHFCSWVGVTCSPSNGRVVILNLEDQKLVGSLPPSIGNLTSLTRINLVNNNFRGEIPQEIGRLLRLQHLNLTYNSFGGQIPTNLTHCTELVIIRLAFNGLIGQIPDQLASLSKLEFLLLQANNLTGTIPTWIGNFSSLHALSLAQNNLQGTIPDELGQLSGLGVFHLYGNYLSGIIPPSIYNISSIYYFSVTQNQLQGHLPPDVGLTLPNLEIFAGGVNNFTGTIPVSLSNASRLQIIDFQGNGLTGTIPRNLGNLGHLIRLNFDENKLGTGKIGDLSFFDSLTNISTLGVLGLAGNLFGGELPSSIANLSDKLKSFTIGRNLINGTIPIGIGNLVNLYSLGMEGNQLEGTLPDVLGKLQNLEGLHLNYNRFSGSMPFSLGNLTALIRLFMEENRFEGSIPPSLGNCQNLLVLNFSSNNLSGTIPREILALSSLTIALSMSNNSLSGSIPVEVVNLDNLVELDLAENRLSGEIPSSLASCISLERLYLEGNAFEGTIPLSLKSLRGLEEIDLSRNNLSGQIPEFLSKILFLKHLNLSHNDFDGEVSQAGIFGNASAFSVVGNNKLCGGVQDLHLPTCTRKSPGRRLAPKVVIPVTGAVIFVVLLLCSYASYHRVRNSGSQSNASFSKEWQLCMSYSDIVKATDGFSEENLIGSGSFGSVYKGTISRDETVVAIKVLNLQQQGASRSFIDECNALRSVRHRNLLKIITACSTVDHQGNDFKALVFEFMPNGNLDQWLHPGGNDQYQSMRLSLIQRLNIAIDIASALDYLHHHCVTPIVHCDLKPSNVLLDENITAHVGDFGLARFIFDSSSNASRSQTMSVRLKGSMGYIPPEYGMGGQVSIHGDTYSYGILLLEMLTGKRPTDDSFEDDLGICEFVDRALPGHVMDIVDRSMLFEEENVHKKVRGNREDYVEERALIKNQNSHVSSVRRREECLISMMKIGLSCAATLPSERLTMTVVVNNLLDIKAMLVAISGF from the exons ATGAAGCTTACTTGTTTGTTCTTTCAGGGGATTTTACTTTTGTGGATGAGTTCGTGTTCGGAATCTGCAATGATACCTGCTTTTGCAAATGAATCTGATCGATTAGCTTTGCTTGATTTCAAAAATCGGGTAACTCAAGATCCTCGTCATGTCATGGACTCATGGAACAATTCTGTTCATTTTTGCAGCTGGGTTGGCGTCACTTGCAGCCCATCGAATGGAAGAGTGGTAATTCTGAACCTGGAGGATCAAAAGTTAGTTGGCTCCCTACCACCTTCCATAGGAAACCTTACATCCCTCACCAGAATCAACCTGGTAAACAATAACTTCCGTGGTGAAATTCCTCAAGAAATCGGTCGTCTGTTGCGCCTGCAGCATCTCAATTTGACATACAATTCCTTTGGCGGGCAAATTCCTACTAATCTAACTCATTGTACAGAACTTGTAATAATTCGTCTTGCTTTCAATGGGTTAATTGGGCAAATTCCAGACCAGCTTGCTTCATTATCGAAGTTGGAATTTCTGCTGCTACAAGCTAACAACCTTACAGGAACAATCCCAACTTGGATAGgtaatttttcttctcttcatgCTCTTTCACTAGCACAGAATAATTTACAAGGAACCATACCTGATGAACTTGGCCAGCTATCAGGCTTGGGAGTTTTTCATCTTTATGGAAATTATCTATCTGGTATTATCCCTCcttcaatttataatatttccTCTATATACTACTTTTCTGTCACTCAAAACCAGTTGCAGGGACATCTACCACCAGATGTTGGCCTCACTCTTCCTAATCTAGAAATATTTGCTGGTGGTGTTAACAATTTTACAGGAACTATCCCTGTCTCATTGTCAAATGCTTCTAGACTTCAGATAATTGACTTTCAAGGAAATGGTCTGACTGGGACCATTCCTCGAAATCTTGGAAATCTTGGACATTTGATTAGActaaattttgatgaaaacaaacTTGGAACTGGGAAAATTGGTGACCTAAGCTTTTTCGATTCCTTGACTAATATTTCTACCCTAGGAGTATTAGGTCTTGCTGGGAATCTTTTTGGAGGAGAACTGCCTAGCTCCATAGCCAACCTTTCAGACAAGTTGAAAAGTTTTACCATAGGAAGGAATCTGATTAATGGAACCATCCCTATTGGCATTGGAAACCTTGTTAATTTGTACTCTCTAGGAATGGAAGGTAACCAATTAGAAGGTACCTTACCTGATGTTCTTGGGAAGCTTCAAAACTTAGAGGGACTGCATCTGAATTATAATAGATTTTCAGGATCAATGCCATTTTCACTTGGAAATTTAACTGCATTAATAAGGCTTTTTATGGAAGAGAATAGATTTGAGGGAAGCATACCTCCAAGCCTGGGAAACTGCCAAAATTTGCTAGTACTAAATTTTTCTAGTAATAATCTCAGTGGCACCATACCTAGAGAGATTCTGGCTCTTTCTTCCCTTACAATTGCTTTGTCCATGTCTAACAACTCTTTGAGCGGCTCAATTCCAGTTGAAGTTGTTAACCTGGACAATCTTGTGGAGTTAGACCTAGCAGAGAACAGACTTTCAGGTGAGATTCCTAGCAGCCTTGCTAGTTGTATTAGTTTAGAACGCCTGTATTTGGAAGGTAATGCATTTGAAGGAACAATTCCTTTATCTTTGAAGTCTTTAAGAGGTCTAGAAGAAATAGATCTTTCGCGCAACAACCTGTCTGGGCAAATTCCCGAGTTTCTCAGCAAGATTTTATTTCTCAAGCATCTGAATCTTTCTCATAATGATTTTGATGGTGAAGTGTCACAAGCAGGCATATTTGGAAATGCAAGTGCCTTTTCTGTAGTTGGAAACAATAAGCTCTGTGGTGGTGTCCAGGATTTACATTTACCCACATGCACCAGAAAAAGTCCTGGAAGACGTCTTGCCCCCAAGGTGGTGATCCCAGTAACTGGTGCAGTCATATTTGTTGTTCTTCTTCTCTGTTCCTATGCTTCATATCATCGAGTAAGAAACTCGGGGAGTCAATCCAATGCATCATTCTCGAAGGAATGGCAATTATGTATGTCTTACTCAGATATTGTAAAAGCAACTGATGGCTTCTCTGAAGAAAATTTGATTGGTTCAGGTAGTTTTGGTTCGGTATATAAAGGAACTATATCCAGAGACGAAACAGTTGTTGCGATTAAGGTATTAAACCTTCAACAGCAAGGAGCATCTAGGAGTTTCATTGATGAATGCAATGCTTTGAGAAGTGTGCGACATCGCAACCTCCTCAAGATCATAACCGCTTGCTCTACTGTTGATCATCAAGGAAATGACTTCAAAGCTCTTGTATTTGAGTTTATGCCTAATGGAAATCTAGATCAGTGGCTGCATCCTGGAGGTAATGACCAGTACCAAAGCATGAGATTGAGCCTTATCCAGAGACTGAATATAGCCATCGATATTGCTTCTGCTTTGGATTATCTTCATCACCATTGTGTCACACCCATTGTTCATTGCGATCTAAAGCCAAGCAATGTACTCCTTGATGAAAATATTACTGCACATGTTGGTGACTTTGGACTGGCAAGGTTCATCTTTGATTCatcaagtaatgcctccaggAGTCAGACTATGTCAGTCAGGCTAAAGGGTTCCATGGGGTACATTCCTCCAG AATATGGCATGGGTGGCCAAGTTTCCATACATGGAGATACCTACAGTTATGGAATTCTGTTACTGGAGATGCTTACAGGCAAAAGACCAACTGATGACAGCTTTGAAGATGATCTCGGAATTTGTGAGTTCGTTGACAGGGCTTTGCCTGGACATGTCATGGACATCGTTGACAGATCAATGctttttgaagaagaaaatgttcACAAGAAGGTCAGAGGAAACAGAGAAGATTATGTAGAAGAGAGGGCATTAATTAAAAACCAGAATTCTCATGTCAGTTCCGTAAGGAGAAGAGAAGAATGTTTGATTTCAATGATGAAAATCGGACTCTCCTGTGCTGCAACATTGCCAAGTGAGCGACTGACTATGACTGTTGTTGTGAACAACTTGCTTGATATCAAAGCCATGTTAGTTGCAATATCTGGTTTTTGA
- the LOC18597566 gene encoding probable LRR receptor-like serine/threonine-protein kinase At3g47570 isoform X2 — translation MSSCSESAMIPAFANESDRLALLDFKNRVTQDPRHVMDSWNNSVHFCSWVGVTCSPSNGRVVILNLEDQKLVGSLPPSIGNLTSLTRINLVNNNFRGEIPQEIGRLLRLQHLNLTYNSFGGQIPTNLTHCTELVIIRLAFNGLIGQIPDQLASLSKLEFLLLQANNLTGTIPTWIGNFSSLHALSLAQNNLQGTIPDELGQLSGLGVFHLYGNYLSGIIPPSIYNISSIYYFSVTQNQLQGHLPPDVGLTLPNLEIFAGGVNNFTGTIPVSLSNASRLQIIDFQGNGLTGTIPRNLGNLGHLIRLNFDENKLGTGKIGDLSFFDSLTNISTLGVLGLAGNLFGGELPSSIANLSDKLKSFTIGRNLINGTIPIGIGNLVNLYSLGMEGNQLEGTLPDVLGKLQNLEGLHLNYNRFSGSMPFSLGNLTALIRLFMEENRFEGSIPPSLGNCQNLLVLNFSSNNLSGTIPREILALSSLTIALSMSNNSLSGSIPVEVVNLDNLVELDLAENRLSGEIPSSLASCISLERLYLEGNAFEGTIPLSLKSLRGLEEIDLSRNNLSGQIPEFLSKILFLKHLNLSHNDFDGEVSQAGIFGNASAFSVVGNNKLCGGVQDLHLPTCTRKSPGRRLAPKVVIPVTGAVIFVVLLLCSYASYHRVRNSGSQSNASFSKEWQLCMSYSDIVKATDGFSEENLIGSGSFGSVYKGTISRDETVVAIKVLNLQQQGASRSFIDECNALRSVRHRNLLKIITACSTVDHQGNDFKALVFEFMPNGNLDQWLHPGGNDQYQSMRLSLIQRLNIAIDIASALDYLHHHCVTPIVHCDLKPSNVLLDENITAHVGDFGLARFIFDSSSNASRSQTMSVRLKGSMGYIPPEYGMGGQVSIHGDTYSYGILLLEMLTGKRPTDDSFEDDLGICEFVDRALPGHVMDIVDRSMLFEEENVHKKVRGNREDYVEERALIKNQNSHVSSVRRREECLISMMKIGLSCAATLPSERLTMTVVVNNLLDIKAMLVAISGF, via the exons ATGAGTTCGTGTTCGGAATCTGCAATGATACCTGCTTTTGCAAATGAATCTGATCGATTAGCTTTGCTTGATTTCAAAAATCGGGTAACTCAAGATCCTCGTCATGTCATGGACTCATGGAACAATTCTGTTCATTTTTGCAGCTGGGTTGGCGTCACTTGCAGCCCATCGAATGGAAGAGTGGTAATTCTGAACCTGGAGGATCAAAAGTTAGTTGGCTCCCTACCACCTTCCATAGGAAACCTTACATCCCTCACCAGAATCAACCTGGTAAACAATAACTTCCGTGGTGAAATTCCTCAAGAAATCGGTCGTCTGTTGCGCCTGCAGCATCTCAATTTGACATACAATTCCTTTGGCGGGCAAATTCCTACTAATCTAACTCATTGTACAGAACTTGTAATAATTCGTCTTGCTTTCAATGGGTTAATTGGGCAAATTCCAGACCAGCTTGCTTCATTATCGAAGTTGGAATTTCTGCTGCTACAAGCTAACAACCTTACAGGAACAATCCCAACTTGGATAGgtaatttttcttctcttcatgCTCTTTCACTAGCACAGAATAATTTACAAGGAACCATACCTGATGAACTTGGCCAGCTATCAGGCTTGGGAGTTTTTCATCTTTATGGAAATTATCTATCTGGTATTATCCCTCcttcaatttataatatttccTCTATATACTACTTTTCTGTCACTCAAAACCAGTTGCAGGGACATCTACCACCAGATGTTGGCCTCACTCTTCCTAATCTAGAAATATTTGCTGGTGGTGTTAACAATTTTACAGGAACTATCCCTGTCTCATTGTCAAATGCTTCTAGACTTCAGATAATTGACTTTCAAGGAAATGGTCTGACTGGGACCATTCCTCGAAATCTTGGAAATCTTGGACATTTGATTAGActaaattttgatgaaaacaaacTTGGAACTGGGAAAATTGGTGACCTAAGCTTTTTCGATTCCTTGACTAATATTTCTACCCTAGGAGTATTAGGTCTTGCTGGGAATCTTTTTGGAGGAGAACTGCCTAGCTCCATAGCCAACCTTTCAGACAAGTTGAAAAGTTTTACCATAGGAAGGAATCTGATTAATGGAACCATCCCTATTGGCATTGGAAACCTTGTTAATTTGTACTCTCTAGGAATGGAAGGTAACCAATTAGAAGGTACCTTACCTGATGTTCTTGGGAAGCTTCAAAACTTAGAGGGACTGCATCTGAATTATAATAGATTTTCAGGATCAATGCCATTTTCACTTGGAAATTTAACTGCATTAATAAGGCTTTTTATGGAAGAGAATAGATTTGAGGGAAGCATACCTCCAAGCCTGGGAAACTGCCAAAATTTGCTAGTACTAAATTTTTCTAGTAATAATCTCAGTGGCACCATACCTAGAGAGATTCTGGCTCTTTCTTCCCTTACAATTGCTTTGTCCATGTCTAACAACTCTTTGAGCGGCTCAATTCCAGTTGAAGTTGTTAACCTGGACAATCTTGTGGAGTTAGACCTAGCAGAGAACAGACTTTCAGGTGAGATTCCTAGCAGCCTTGCTAGTTGTATTAGTTTAGAACGCCTGTATTTGGAAGGTAATGCATTTGAAGGAACAATTCCTTTATCTTTGAAGTCTTTAAGAGGTCTAGAAGAAATAGATCTTTCGCGCAACAACCTGTCTGGGCAAATTCCCGAGTTTCTCAGCAAGATTTTATTTCTCAAGCATCTGAATCTTTCTCATAATGATTTTGATGGTGAAGTGTCACAAGCAGGCATATTTGGAAATGCAAGTGCCTTTTCTGTAGTTGGAAACAATAAGCTCTGTGGTGGTGTCCAGGATTTACATTTACCCACATGCACCAGAAAAAGTCCTGGAAGACGTCTTGCCCCCAAGGTGGTGATCCCAGTAACTGGTGCAGTCATATTTGTTGTTCTTCTTCTCTGTTCCTATGCTTCATATCATCGAGTAAGAAACTCGGGGAGTCAATCCAATGCATCATTCTCGAAGGAATGGCAATTATGTATGTCTTACTCAGATATTGTAAAAGCAACTGATGGCTTCTCTGAAGAAAATTTGATTGGTTCAGGTAGTTTTGGTTCGGTATATAAAGGAACTATATCCAGAGACGAAACAGTTGTTGCGATTAAGGTATTAAACCTTCAACAGCAAGGAGCATCTAGGAGTTTCATTGATGAATGCAATGCTTTGAGAAGTGTGCGACATCGCAACCTCCTCAAGATCATAACCGCTTGCTCTACTGTTGATCATCAAGGAAATGACTTCAAAGCTCTTGTATTTGAGTTTATGCCTAATGGAAATCTAGATCAGTGGCTGCATCCTGGAGGTAATGACCAGTACCAAAGCATGAGATTGAGCCTTATCCAGAGACTGAATATAGCCATCGATATTGCTTCTGCTTTGGATTATCTTCATCACCATTGTGTCACACCCATTGTTCATTGCGATCTAAAGCCAAGCAATGTACTCCTTGATGAAAATATTACTGCACATGTTGGTGACTTTGGACTGGCAAGGTTCATCTTTGATTCatcaagtaatgcctccaggAGTCAGACTATGTCAGTCAGGCTAAAGGGTTCCATGGGGTACATTCCTCCAG AATATGGCATGGGTGGCCAAGTTTCCATACATGGAGATACCTACAGTTATGGAATTCTGTTACTGGAGATGCTTACAGGCAAAAGACCAACTGATGACAGCTTTGAAGATGATCTCGGAATTTGTGAGTTCGTTGACAGGGCTTTGCCTGGACATGTCATGGACATCGTTGACAGATCAATGctttttgaagaagaaaatgttcACAAGAAGGTCAGAGGAAACAGAGAAGATTATGTAGAAGAGAGGGCATTAATTAAAAACCAGAATTCTCATGTCAGTTCCGTAAGGAGAAGAGAAGAATGTTTGATTTCAATGATGAAAATCGGACTCTCCTGTGCTGCAACATTGCCAAGTGAGCGACTGACTATGACTGTTGTTGTGAACAACTTGCTTGATATCAAAGCCATGTTAGTTGCAATATCTGGTTTTTGA